In Oxyura jamaicensis isolate SHBP4307 breed ruddy duck chromosome 4 unlocalized genomic scaffold, BPBGC_Ojam_1.0 oxy4_random_OJ13511, whole genome shotgun sequence, the genomic stretch accgccgccgcccccgccgcctccgccaccgcccccgccgccccccgccccggcggcggcgcccAGGGCGGAGGCGGGGGCGGCCGAGGCGTGGCTCTGCGGGCAGTCCGCCAGGTTGGCGATCTGGAAGGCGCTGTCTGTGACGGCCGCCGAGGCCGCGGCGGGGGAGTGCAGGGCCGTCATGACGATGACCCCCGGCGGCAGCGAGAGGCCGCCCAGCGCCGGGATGGCCGAGAAGGTGCCGACGCGCTCGGGGAGGTTCATGATGTCGGCTTCGGCAGCGCCGCACTTGAGCTTGTTCATGCACTCGCCCGCCAGCGGCCGGCAGTGCTCGGGGGCCAGGCTGGAGAGGAAGTTGTTGTTGGCCATGGGCAGCGCCGGCTGCTCGCCGGGGGCGCAGCCGGGCTTGCCCAGCCGCTGCGAGTCGCTCCGGTGGTGCATGCTGCCCCTGCCGGCGTGCAGCgacgaggcggcggcggcggccgcggcggcggcggcggcggaggacgaggaggaggaggaggaggaggaggaggaaggcttcctcgccgcgccgccgccgccgc encodes the following:
- the CXXC4 gene encoding CXXC-type zinc finger protein 4, with protein sequence MNPGVRPGMRLGMKPGVPAPPAPPLGTDFVCFSCGGSPEDAAGAAARPLGVGGDAPCGGLSPPAPLPAATMNTNVCVESGPNPEAPGLPKDSHLPEGALNSLVDYNSEMERYRSFATFYKTNGGAFPQAAKIARITTPIFPSAAAAAAARIGMSPWNCDTATAAAATAMLWGSGGGGGGGAARKPSSSSSSSSSSSSAAAAAAAAAAASSLHAGRGSMHHRSDSQRLGKPGCAPGEQPALPMANNNFLSSLAPEHCRPLAGECMNKLKCGAAEADIMNLPERVGTFSAIPALGGLSLPPGVIVMTALHSPAAASAAVTDSAFQIANLADCPQSHASAAPASALGAAAGAGGGGGGGGGGGGGG